The stretch of DNA GAGGACCAGTAGGCATCAGGTGCACCTCGTTCTGTGTTTAGTTAGACGGCACGAGAAACCATTGTCGAGTGCGGGCTCTTCACGTTACGTACTGAGACGTGGTCGGTGACTGCGTGCTCTGCACGAGTCGAACGCCGGTCTGTCTCTCTAATAGTCTCACGGAGGCCCCATTAACTGCATGATTAGCCAGTTGTCGCGCTTGACTCAACTTCCACAGACTCATGTACACTTCATCGTCTGTTTGACGTTTATGTGTGATGCCCGCAACATACTATATTTTGACATCTGCCTACGTATTGGCGACCAGTCGGTGTGCCCGGATACTATCCTGAGTGAGTCGCTGCGTCGTGCACATGCCACAATCGCTTGACAGTACCTCCCGGATGCCTTCATTGTCTTGTTCGCTTGTACCTTGATCAGGCGGGTGGACTTGACGGCATTTACATATCATCTCATGCATCCGCAACGCGCCCTTCCTTTACGAGCCTGTCTTTAACACATGGCCCGATATTCCCACAGCTACCCTGCGACTCAGTAGCAGGAGCTGCTATCAGGGTCACTTTTGCTACGAATGTAACCGAAAGCTCTCCGGCCTCTCCAGATAACGGTTATCGAACGTGCCATGAACTGCTGCGACTATGACAGCGGCTCTATTATAAAGTCAAACAGCACGCTATTGCCTTCTGGATTATTTTGCCATCCGCGAGGCAATCAGATCACAAGCACATAACTGCTCTTTCCTGTCGCGTCCGTTCGAGCACATTGACATAGAATTATCTGAGGATCTCCACAACAATGCAGTGTGACACTCGGCCCTCGGGCAGCCCTAAGGTGGGATTAAGTCCTATTTTGGCTGTCTAGCCTCAGATACACTACAGTCAGGCTGATGGCAAAACAGCAGGGCTCCCACAGACTACTGCACCATCGTTGACAGTCCCATCTCATGGAACCGGCTTGACTCGCATTTCGTGAGGGCCATGAACACGGTGCCCCTGCAAATGAGTCTACATATGCGACCCGTATTCAAGCAATGAATATGCCTAACAGAAAACGGAATACAGCCAGCTGGACGAGACTCTCACAACCCGTATTTCGAAGTAGTCAGAGTCTCTCGGTGGAGTTTCATTTTCCAAATAAAAATCTTTTACCGCATGGACACTAGGCATTCTCGGGGATTCCCCCGTTGGTGCACGTGCAACCCATTGGGATGTTCAGATCGCGTTGTTGTCTCATGTTTTTCTTGTGTGCCACGCAATTCGATCGTCCAAAGTGGGTTGCTGCTCCAGTTCAGTAAGACTACATGACGCACGGCcaagagacaaagaacaTCTCGTTGTTGGATATGACATTCTGTACTCTGGGTAGATATGACGCCACAAACGAGATTCTAGGTAAGCGTCGTTCTTCTAACGAAGAAACACTTTGCCACATGAGTCACAAACCTCACCAGTAACTTGGTCGTCTGAAATACACAGCACCACGGGGACAAGCGTTACGTGATATACACGCTCACCATCTGATGAACACCGGAGAACATCATCCGCAAGCATTTATGCTGATGCGATGAAACAAAGAGTGCGCATCGGAGACGTCGATGCAGTTACATACACCGTTCGTCACGCCGACGGCAGAATAAAAAAGCATACCACCACCAAGCGTCCCCACTTCCAACTGTGCAATGCTGTCGTCGGAGCCACGAAAAAATGCGTGCGTGTTCGTGCGCAGTCCCACCTTAGgtgcgagagcgaaaaaaagtTGGCCGGTCATGCTGAGGGCAAGCAACAACCCATatgagagacagaaaaaagtgCAAGTCCATTACGGAGCACCTTTCCACACTTCGTCGTCCACGGCTTTCACCAATGGAGGGCTTCCCAGTCGTCCCTCTACCACCCTGTTTCCAGCCAGGTTCTGCCACTTTGAAGCATTCTGGCAGTTTTGgtcgtccctctctgcatTCATTTCCATGTCGCTATCGGCTTCATTTATTAACAGCACCCACCATCGCCAGTACCAAGCTCGTTAGGACTGTTGGCGAGGACCCCGTAACAGCCACAGTGGCGCTAGTCTTTGCCTGTCCGACACTGGTCATGGACCTGGCCTTGCTTCTAGCTGACACAACAACCCGACAAATATGATGTTTAGCAATGTCCAAACACCCCAGTTCGAaagttttcgtttcttctggaaAAACAGTTAGAGGAATGGTGAAGGTCATCCCTTCTTGGGGTTTCCTGGGATCTCCTTCCCACCAAGTGCTGGAGAAACCGTCGAAGAACTCGGTACCACGGTAATCCGGACCCTCGTTAAAACAAACTTGTAGGGACGAAAGAACCGAACAAAAGCTGTTCGTGAACAGTTGGGCAGCGGGGACAAGGACACCTCCATCGGTACAGGTTATTGAAAAGGAATTGCGTCCCTGAACGGGCTCGAGCACGACATGGAATGGACCATCGCCAGCCAATGTACAGGTTACAGCATTACCCACCACAGTACCGTTCCCTTCATTTCCACTCGGTTCGGAACTCAGCGCCACCACAGGGCTGCTACATGTCTCAAGGAAGACGACCAGGAAGAGCAAGAAAGGACCCAAGCAAGGGCTTACGCAACCCCGCTTGTGTCCTCTGTGAAGACGCTCCATGAACGCCGTTCCAGTATGAACCACGGGCGCTTCCAATACCCCCGGATGAGAGCTTTACCGCTGTAAATGAAGAATCTACCTTGAACTTCGAAACGCTAAACCGGATCCCGCGGTATGCCCCACAATCGTCCGAACATTGAGCTTGGGCCGAAAAAAGTCAGCTCAGACGGGAAAACagcgaacggagacagtggTGATGCCGCATGGCCTTCCGGCCCGCGGAAGTATTTTTTGTGGAGTTTCTGGTTTGATATACAGAAAATGCGACTGGATGAATGCCAGGGGGTTCGGAAACCTGGGGACTGGCCTGGTGGAGACAGCCCTGTTCGAGTCCGCGCGGTTCGCATGCAGTTGAGCCGTGGTGGAGTGGACACACGTCTTGGTCTGAGAGTGACCGGGGAACAGGGTACGCTTGCTCCAGCATTTAGGCCAAGATTCTGGCCCACCGTTCTCAATGCAACCACGGACAAGGTGCGTGGCAAACGAACCCAGTCCGATGGAGACTGACATTGTACAAACAAAAACGTCCAGTCGAAAGCGATCTTGTTGGTACTTTCAACAGCACCTCGTGGTTCTCCAGAGCGTACTCGCAGGCGTAATTCAGAGAGACTCACCTACGAATCTTCGGACTCGTTGGCGcccgcgctcgccgcgtcACCCTTTTTGTTCGGCCTTCATCGCCCCGTGTATCCCGCCTACCGTGCCACTGCGTGGTACAGGCCCAGCGCACAAGCGGAAATCACAACCGGAAAGAGGGAACGAATGGCGGCAGTTATCGCGACAATTACAGGACCGGGGGAATTTGTGATCAGTTGCTTTGTTATTTCCCTGTTCGGACGCGCGTTGTGAAGGGGATTCTCACCTCATGTTGAGAATCGCATGAAGAAACCAAAGCATGAAACGAACTGCCTATTTACTGAGCACGCTTCAATAAAGATGTGTTACGCAGTATCACCAGCTGACCATCAAACCTGCAAAAACTGTCGTCATTTTCCGTCACGTCGAGCCTCACAGGGGTGTGCCAATACGGCTCTGCCCTTGACCATACATCGTACCTGAAAAGTTAATGATGACGGATCGCTGAAGCGCGAGAGGGGACTGGATAAAGTACTGAGAACATCTGATGCCTATTTCCATTTTCAACTCTTCACCTGATTACCGACTGGGCAGTGAACACACATTTCCACTAGAGCTGTCGGCTTCAGTAGAGTGAGTGAGCTGAGGAAAGTTTTATGTACATTATTTAGCGATCAGGAAAACTGCTTGACAACCGAAGAGAGGCCTCAGTGGGTCAGGGGACACATCGAGTCCAACAGATGACAGTGGAGTTGCATACGCGATGATAAATCCAGGAGCTTTCTAGCCCTGTGCCTGAATCATTTTCAGGGCTTGGAATTTTCCCACCAAGTACGGCGCGTCACCAAGTGCGTTGACTGTCTCTTCCAACGCTAAGAGTTGAAAACATCGATGTGTTTCAGGGCATAACTCCAGCGCCTAACCTTAGTTACACACGCTTGTCGGCTTCGTTGAAAGCTATGTGCTATGTCTATGAGTTAAAGTCTCCTGACGGCTAAGTTCTTCGTGATTCAGCCGATAGTTGggacacacgcacacacatcCAGGGAGCCGACGTCGCCCCCTCGAGTGCTTTGATTTGTTTTGTTATTCATCTGTATAAACCAGCTACCAATGGTCGTAAGAACGCCGCTAGGGGATATCGCGACAGCTGATACGCCATTGCTAATTCATACTTACGCT from Neospora caninum Liverpool complete genome, chromosome XI encodes:
- a CDS encoding SRS domain-containing protein, yielding MERLHRGHKRGCVSPCLGPFLLFLVVFLETCSSPVVALSSEPSGNEGNGTVVGNAVTCTLAGDGPFHVVLEPVQGRNSFSITCTDGGVLVPAAQLFTNSFCSVLSSLQVCFNEGPDYRGTEFFDGFSSTWWEGDPRKPQEGMTFTIPLTVFPEETKTFELGCLDIAKHHICRVVVSARSKARSMTSVGQAKTSATVAVTGSSPTVLTSLVLAMVGAVNK